The Nicotiana tomentosiformis chromosome 2, ASM39032v3, whole genome shotgun sequence genome includes the window TTCCGACAACATTCAATCATCTACAGTGAGTAGAATAGACATGTGGGGTCCACTTTCAAAAATGCGCGTCCATCGGGTAATTTTATAACGGATGGACGCAACTTGTGTGAACTGGATCGATAAGGCTATTAAGGGTTCTAGTATATATGGTACTCCAGTCTCCAATTCATTTCACCAAGTTGAAGGGAGCTCTGATTCggagacctcactcttattaCAAATATACCACCGtctaaaaaatttagaattcaagcCAAGAATTATTTCTTGACTTATCCCCACCGTTCTCTTACAAAAGACGAAGCTCTTACACAGTTACAAAATATTTCTACCccagtaaataaattatttattagggTTTCCAGAGAATTACACGAAGATGGGGAACCTCATCTCCATGTGCTCAAGGAGGTTGCCAATCTGCCAACGATTCATACGCAAAGGCCATTAATTCAGGATCCACCATTAATGCCCTTAAAATATTAATGGAGGAATAGCCCAAAGATTATATTAGAGATTTAGATAAATTAAGGGCTAATTTAGATAGATATTTCTGCCCTCCTAAACAACTATTTATTTCAAAATAGGACCCACAAagctatgtggtcccagatgatatAGAGCAATGTTTAGGTGAGGTTTTCGAAGACCCATCTGCGAGGCCAGTGAAGAATAATAGTAGTGACTGACCATTGAGTCTGATACTGGAGGGGCCAAGCAGAACATGTAAGACTGCTTGGGCCAGATCATTAGGCGTTCATAATTATATTAGTGGTCATTTAGAATTTAATGCAAAATCTTATTCCAATAATGTAAATTATAACGTCATTGATGACATATCCCTAATAAGAGTGAGCTCTCCGAATCAGAGCTAGTTAAGCCCAGTGATATCTTGTACAGAAGAAAATATATCACGGAAGGCAGGTAGTGTTCCATTGGGCTCCTGGTCCAATACCACGGCCCAAAACACTCTATAGCTACGGGGGGTCATAGATGCTGCAGTATCTAGTTCCCCCGAAAATCAAAAAAACATGGATTCAATTAAATCCACATCAGACTCACGCTGATTCTTGGCTATTCCCAGAGTAAGCCCATTTAATAAATTCAGAGAACCAGCATTGGTTATAGGCCCAAGGTATTGAAGCCATTGGTTACATTAATGCAACCACCCCCCCATGAAATATAATGTGACAAACATGCCCAGCAAGTTCTAGGAAAGTCACGGCAAGCATGACTTTCTAATCCGGATACatttaatttgaaatttgaatatgcAATGATTACATTCCGACAACATTCAATCATCTACAGTTAATAGTACAGacatgtggggcccacttttAAAAATGCGCGTCCATCCGGTAATATTATAACGGATGGACGCAACTTGTGTGAACTGGATCGATAAGGCTATTAAGGGTTCTAGTATATATGGTACTCCAGTCTCCAATTCATTTCACCAAGTTGAAAGGAGCTCTGATTCggagacctcactcttattacaaatatgccaccgtctaaaaaatttagaattcaagACAAGAATTATTTCTTGACTTATCCCCACCGTTCTCTTACAAAAGACGAAGCTCTTACACAGTTACAAAATATTTCTACCccagtaaataaattatttattagggTTTCCAGAGAATTACACGAAGATGGGGAACATCATCTCCACGTGCTCAAGGAGGTTGCCAATCTGCCAACGATTCGTACGCAAAGGCCATTAATTCAAGATCCACCATTAATGCCCTTTAAATATTAATGGAGGAACAGCCCAGAGATTATATTAGTGATTTAGATAAATTAAGGGCTAATTTATATAGACATTTCTGCCCTCCTAAATAACTATTTATTTCAAAATGGGACCCACAAAGCTATGTGGTCCCATATGATATAGAGCAATGGTTAGGTGAGGTTTTCGAAGACCCATCTGCGAGGCCAGTGAAGAATAATAGTAGTGACAGACCATTGAGCCCGATACTGGAGGGGCCAAGCAGAACAAGTAAGACTGCTTGGGCCAGATCATTAGGCGTTCATAATTATATTAGTGGTCATTTAGATTTTAATGCAAAATCTTATTCCAATAATGTAACTTATaacttcattgatgacatatccctaataagagtgaggtctccGAATCAGAGCTAGTTAAGCCCAGTGATATCTTGTACAGAAGAAAATATATCACAGAAGGCAGGTAGTGTTCCATTGGGCTCCTAGTCCACTACCACGGCCCAAAACACTCTATAGCTACGGGGGGTCATAGATGCTGCAGTATCTAGTTCCCCCCAAAATCGAAAAAAAATGGACTCAATTAAGTCCACATCAGACTCACGCTGATTCTGGGCCAGGCCCAGAGTAAGCCAATTTAATAAATTCACAGACCCAGCATTGGGTATAGGCCCAAGGTATTGAAGCCATTGGTTGCATTAATGCAACCACCTCCCCCCTATGATATATAATGTGACAAGCTTGCCCAGCAAGTTCTAGGAAAGTCACGGCAAGCATGACTTTCTAATCCGGATACatttaatttgaaatttgaatatgcAATGATTACATTCCGACAACATTCAATCATCTACAGTGAATAGTACAGACATGTGGGGTCCACTTTTAAAAATGCGCGTCCATCGGGTAATATTATAATGGATGGACTCCACGTGTGTGAACTGGATCAATAAGGCTATTAAGGGTTCTAGAATATATGGTACTCCAGTCTCCAATTCATTTCACCAAGTTGAAAGGAGCTCTGATTCggagacctcactcttattacaaatatgccaccgtctaaaaaatttagaattcaagACAAGAATTATTTCTTGACTTATCCCCACCGTTCTCTTACAAAAGATGAAGCTCTTACACAGTTACAAAATATTTCTACCccagtaaataaattatttattagggTTTCCAGAGAATTACACGAAGATGGGGAACCTTATCTCCATGTGCTCAAGAAGGTTGCCAATCTGCCAACGATTCATACGCAAAGGCCATTAATTCATGATCCACCATTAATGCCCTTAAAATATTAATGGAGGAACAGCCCAGAGATTATATTAGAGATTTAGATAAATTAAGGGCTAATTTAGATAGACATTTCTGCCCTCCTAAACAACTATTTATTTGAAAATGGGACCCACAAagctatgtggtcccagatgatatAGAGCAATGGTTAGGTGAGGTTTTCGAAGACCCATCTGCGAGGCCAGTGAAGAATAATAGTAGTGACAGACCATTAGGTCTGATACTGGAGGGGCCAAGCAGAACAGGTAAGGCTGCTTGGGCCAGATCATTAGGCGTTCATAATTATATTAGTGGTCATTTAGATTTTAATGCAAAATCTTATTCCAATAATGTAACTTATAACGTCATTGATGACATATCCCtaataagagtgaggtctccGAATCAGAGCTAGTTAAGCCCAGTGATATcttgtacataagaaaatatatcACGGAAGGCAGGTAGTGTTCCATTGGGCTCCTGGTCCACTACCACGGCCCAAAACACTCTATAGCTACGGGGGGTCATAGATGCTGCAGTATCTAGTTCCccccaaaataaaaaaaaaagggacTCAATTAAGTCCACCTCAGACTCACGCTGATTCTGGGCCAGGCCCAGAGTAAGCCCATTTAATAAATTCACAGACCCAGCATTGGTTATAGGCACAAAGTATTGAAGCCATTGGTTGCATTAATGCAACCACCCCCCTATGATATATAATGTGACAAACATGCCCAGCAAGTTCTAGGAAAGTCACGGCAAGCATGACTTTCTAATCCGGATACatttaatttgaaatttgaatatgcAATGATTACATTCCGACAACATTCAATCATCTACAGTGAATAGTACAGACATGTTGGGCCCACTTTTAAAAATGCGCGTCCATCCGGTAATATTATAACAGATGGACGCCACGTGTGTGAACTGGATCAATAAGGCTATTAAGGGTTCTAGTATATATGGTACTCCAGTCTCCAATTCATTTCACCAAGTTGAAGGGAGCTCTTATTCggagacctcactcttattacaaatatgccaccgtctaaaaaatttaaaattcaagccAAGAATTATTTCTTGACTTATCCCCACCGTTCTCTTACAAAAGACGAAGTTCTTACACAGTAACAAAATATTTCTACCcaagtaaataaattatttattagggTTTCTTGAGAATTACACGAAAATGGGGAACCTCATCTCCATGTGCTCAAGGAGGTCGCCAATCTGCCAATGATTCATACGCAAAGGCCATTAATTCAGGATCCACCATTAATGCCGTTAAAATATTAATGGAGGAACAGCCCAGAGATTATATTAGAGATTTAGATAAATTAAGGGCTAATTTAGATAGACATTTCTGCCCTCCTAAACAACTACTTATTTCAAAATGGGACCCACAAagttatgtggtcccagatgatatAGAGCAATGGTTAGGTGAGGTTTTCGAAGACCCATCTGCGAGGCCAGTGAAGAATAATAGTAGTGACAGACCATTGAGTCTTATACTGGAGGGGCCAAGCAGAACAGGTAAGACTGCTTGGGCCAGATCATTAGGCGTTCATAATTATATTAGTGGTCATTTAGATTTTAATGCTAAATCTTATTCCAATAATGTAACTTATAACGTCATTGATGACATATCCCtaataagagtgaggtctccGAATCAGAGCTAGTTAAGCCCAGTGATATCTTATACAGAAGAAAATATATCACGGAAGATAGGTAGTGTTCCATTGGGCTCCTGGTCCACTACCACGGCCCAAAACACTCTATAGCTACGGGGGGTCATAGATGCTACAGTCTCTAGTTCCCCCCAAAATTGGAAAAAAATGGACTCAATTAAGTCCACATCAGACTCACGCTGATTCTGGGCCAGGCCCAGAGTAAGCCCATTTAATAAATTCACAGACTCAGCATTGGTTATAGGCCCAAGTTATTGAAGCCATTGGTTGCATTAATGCAACCCCCCCCCCCATGATATATAATGTAACAAACATGCCCAGCTAGTTCTAGGAAAGTCACGACAAGCATGACTTTCTAATCCGGTTACatttaatttgaaatttgaatatgcAATGATTACATTCCGACAACATTCAATCATCTACAGTGAATAGTACAGACATGTAGGGCCAACTTTTAAAAATGCGCGTCCATCCGGTAATATTATAACGGATGGACGCCACGTGTGTGAACTGGATCAATAAGGCTATTAAGGGTTCTAGTATGTATGGTACTCCAGTCTCCAATTCATTTCACCAAGTTGAAGGGAGCTCTGATTCggagacctcactcttattacaaatatgctaccgtctaaaaaatttagaattcaagcCAAGAATTATTTCTTGACTTATCACCACTGTTCTCTTACAAAAGACGAAGCTCTTACACAGTTACAAAATATTTCTACCgcagtaaataaattatttattagggTTTCCAGAGAATTACACGAAGGAGGGGAACCTTATCTCCATGTGCTCAAGGAGGTTGCCAATCTGCCAACGATTCATACGCAACGGCCATTAATTCAGGATCCACCATTAATGCCCTTAAAATATTAATGGAGGAACAGCCCAGAGATTATATTAGAGATTTAGATAAATTAAGGGCTAATTTAGATAGACATTTCTGCCCTCCTAAACAACTATTTATTTCAAAATGGGACCCACAAagctatgtggtcccagatgatatAGAGCAATGGTTAGGTGAGGTTTTCGAAGACCCATCTGCGAGGCCAGTGAAGAATAATAGTAGTGACAGACCATTGAGTCTGATACTGGAGGGGCCAAGTAGAACAGATAAGACTGCTTGGGCCAGATCATTAGGCGTTCATAATTATATTTGTTGTCATTTAGATATTAATGCAAAATCTTATTCCAATAATGTAACTTATAACGTCATTGATGACATATCCCtaataagagtgaggtctccGAATCAGAGCTAGTTAAGCCCAGTGATATCttgtacaaaaaaaatatatcacGGAAGGCATGTAGTGTTCCATTGGGCTCCTGGTCCACTACCACGGCCCAAAACACTCTATAGCTACGGGGGGTCATAGATACTGCAGTATCTAGTTCCCcccaaaatcaaaaaatatgGACTCAATTAAGTCCACATCAGACTCACGCTGATTCTGGGCCAGGCCCAGAGTAAGCCCATTTAATAAATTCACAGACCCAGCATTGGTTATTGGCCCAAGGTATTGAAGCCATTGGTTGCATTAATgcaaccccccccccctcccatGATATATAATGTGACAAACATACTCAGCAAGTTCTAGGAAAGTCACGGCAAGCATGACTTTCTAATCCGGATACatttaatttaaaatttgaataTGCAATGATTACATTCCGACAACATTCAATCATCTACAGTGAATAGTATAGacatgtggggcccacttttAAAAATGCGCGTCCGTCCGGTAATATTATAACAGATGGACGCCACGTGTGTGAACTGGATCAATAAGGCTATTAAGGGGTGTAGTATATATTGTACTACAGTCTCCAATTCATTTCACCAAGTTGAAGGGAGCTCTGATTCggagacctcactcttattaCAATTATGCCACCGTCTAAAAAATTAAGAATTCAAGCCAAGAATTATTTCTTGACTTATCCCCACTGTTCTCTTACAAAAGACGAAGCTCTTACACAGTTACAGAATATTTCTACcccaataaataaattattttttagggTTCCCAGAGAATTACACGAATATGGGGAACCTCATCTCCATGTGCTCAAGGAGGTTGCCAATCTGCCAACGATTCATACGCAAAGGCCATTAATTCAGGATCCACCATTAATGCCCTTAAAATATTAATGGAGGAACAGCCCAGAGATTATATTAGAGATTTAGATAAATTAAGGGCTAATTTAGATAGACATTTCTGCCCTTCTAAAAAACTATTTATTTCAAAATGGGACCCACAAagctatgtggtcccagatgatatAGAGCAATGATTAGGTGAGGCTTTCGAAGACCCATCTGCGAGGCCAGTGAAGAATAATAGTAGTGACAGACCATTGAGTCTGATACTGGAGGGGCCAAGCAGAACAGGTAAGACTGCTTCGGCCAGATCATTAGGCGTTCATAATTATATTAGTGGTCATTTAGATTTTAATGCAAAATCTTATTCCAATAATGTAACTTATAACGTCATTGATGACATATCCCtaataagagtgaggtctccGAATCAGAGCTAGTTAAGCCCAGTGATATCTTGTACAGAAGAAAATATATCACGGAAGGCAGGTAGTGTTCCATTGGGCTCCTGGTCCACTACCACGGCCCAAAACACTCTATAGCTACGGGGGTCATAGATGCTGCAGTATCTAGTTCCCCCCAAAATCGAAAAAACATGGACTCAATTAAGTCCACATCAGACTCACGCAGATTTTGGGCCAGGCCCAGAGTAAGCCCATTTAATAAATTCACAGACCCAGCATTGGTTATAGGCCCAAGGTATTGAAGCCATTGGTTGCATTAATGCAACCACCCCCCCATAATATATAATGTGACAAACATGCCCAGCAAGTTCTAGGAAAGTCACGGCAAGCATGACTTTCTAATCCGGATACatttaatttgaaatttgaatatgcAATGATTACATTCCGACAACATTCAATCATCTACAGTGAATAGTACAGACATGTGGGGCCCACCTTTAAAAACGCGTCCATCCGGTAATATTATAACGGATGGACACCACGTGTGTGAATTGGATCAATAAGGCTATTAAGGGTTCTAGTATATATGGTACTCCAGTCTCCAATTCATTTCATCAAGTTGAAGGGAGCTCTGATTTggagacctcactcttattaaaaatatgccaccgtctaaaaaatttagaattcaagcCAAGAATTATTTCTTGACTTATCCCCACTGTTCGCTTACAAAAGACGAAGCTCTTACACAGTTACAAAATATTTCTACCccagtaaataaattatttattagggTTTCGAGGGAATTACACGAAGATGGGGAACCTCATCTCCATGTGCTCATCCAATTCGAAGGCAAGTATGTCTGCATCAACAATAGAGCATTCGACCTCACTTCCCTAACCAGGTCAGCACATTTCCATCCGAACATTCAGGGAGCTAAGTCCTCCTCCGATGTTAAAACATACATGGAGAAAGACGGAGACttcattgattttggagttttCCAAATCGATGGCAGATCAAGTACAGGAGGTTGCCAATCTGCCAACGATTCATACGCAAAGGCCATTAATTCAGGATCCACCATTAATGCCCTTAAAATATTAATGGAGGAACAGCCCAGAGATTATATTAGAGATTTAGATAAATTAAGGGCTAATTTAGATAGACATTTCTGCCCTCCTAAACAACTATTTATTTCAAAATGGGACCCACAAagctatgtggtcccagatgatatAGAGCAATGGTTAGGTGAGGCTTTCGAAGACCCATCTGCGAGGCCAGTGAAGAATAATAGTAGTGATAGACCATTGAGTCTGATACTGGAGGGGCCAAGCAGAACAGGTAAGACTGCTTGGGCCAGATCATTAGGCGTTCATAATTATATTAGTGGTCATTTATATTTTAATGCAAAATCTTATTCCAATAATGTAACTTATAACGTCATTGATGACATATCCCtaataagagtgaggtctccGAATCAGAGCAAGTTAAGCCCAGTGATATCTTGTACACAAGAAAATATATCACGGAAGGCAGGTAGTGTTCCATTGGGCTCCTGGTCCACTACCAGGGCCCAAAACACTCTATAGCTACGGGGGGTCATAGATGCTGCAGTATCTAGTTCCCCCCAAAATCGAAAACAAATGGACTCAATTAAGTCCACATCAGACTCACGCTGATTCTGGGCCAGGCCCAGAGTAAGCCCATTTAATAAATTCACAGACCCAGCATTGGTTATAGGCCCAAGATATTGAAGCCATTGGTTGCATTAATGCATCTACCCCCCCATGATATATAATGTGACAAATATGCCCAGCAAGTTCTAGGAAAGTCACGGCAAGCATGGCTTTCTAATCCGGATACatttaatttgaaatttgaatatgcAATGATTACATTCCGACAACATTCAATCATCTACAGTGAGTAGTACAGacatgtggggcccacttttAAAAATGCACGTCCATCCGGTAATATTATAACGGATGGACGCCACGTGTGTGAACTGGATCAATAAGGCTATTAAGGGTTCTAGTATATATGGTACTCCAGTCTCCAATTCATTTCACCAAGTTGAAGGGAGCTCTGATTCggagacctcactcttattacaaatatgccaccgtctaaaaaatttagaattcaagcCAAGAATTATTTCTTGACTTATCCCCACCGTTCTCTTACAAAAGACGAAGATCTTGCACAGTTACAAAAAATTTCTACCccagtaaataaattatttattaggCTTTCCAGAGAATTACACGAAGATGGGGAATCTCATCTCCATGTGCTCATCCAATTCGAAGGCAAGTATGTCTGCATCAACAATAGAGCATTCGACCTCACTTCCCTAACCAGGTCAGCACATTTCCATCCGAACATTCAGGGAGCTAAGTCCTCCTCCGATGTTAAAACATACATGGAGAAAGACGGAGACttcattgattttggagttttCCAAATCGATGGCAGATCAAGTACAGGAGGTTGCCAATCTGCCAACGATTCATACGCAAAGGCCATTAATTCAGGATCAACCATTAATGCCCTTAAAATATTAATGGAGGAATAGCCCAGAGATTATATTAGAGATTTAGATAAATTAAGGGCTAATTTAGATAGACATTTCTGCCCTCCTAAACAACTATTTATTTCAAAATGGGACCCACAAagctatgtggtcccagatgatatagaacaatggttaggTGAGGTTTTCGAAGACCCATCTGTGAGGCCAGTGAAGAATAATAGTAGTAACAGACCATTGAGTCTGATACTGGAGGGGCCAAACAGAACAGGTAAGACTGCTTGGGCCAGATCATTAGGCGTTCATAATTATATTAGTGGTCATTAGATTTTAATGCAAAATCTTATTCCAATAATGTAACTTATAACGTCATTCATGACATATCCCtaataagagtgaggtctccGAATCAGAGCTAGTTAAGCCTAGTGATATCTTGTACAGAAGAAAATATATCACGGAAGGCAGGTAGTGTTCCATTGGGCTCCTAGTCCACTACCACGGCCCAAAATA containing:
- the LOC104092753 gene encoding uncharacterized protein, whose translation is MPPSKKFRIQAKNYFLTYPHCSLTKDEALTQLQNISTPVNKLFIRVSRELHEDGEPHLHVLIQFEGKYVCINNRAFDLTSLTRSAHFHPNIQGAKSSSDVKTYMEKDGDFIDFGVFQIDGRSSTGGCQSANDSYAKAINSGSTINALKILMEEQPRDYIRDLDKLRANLDRHFCPPKQLFISKWDPQSYVVPDDIEQWLGEAFEDPSARPVKNNSSDRPLSLILEGPSRTGKTAWARSLGVHNYISGHLYFNAKSYSNNVTYNVIDDISLIRGAKSSSDVKTYMEKDGDFIDFGVFQIDGRSSTGGCQSANDSYAKAINSGSTINALKILMEE